A window of Diospyros lotus cultivar Yz01 chromosome 14, ASM1463336v1, whole genome shotgun sequence contains these coding sequences:
- the LOC127790423 gene encoding aquaporin SIP1-2-like — MKAIRTAIGDAVLTFMWVFCASTIGTFTSIISAAVGAQGMATLFITTVLVFILVFIFTIVGGILGGASFNPSGTTAFYAAGLGSGSLITTAMRFPAQAAGAVGGALSISQVMPKQYKHMIGGPSLKVDLHTGAMAEGFLTFALTFAILLIVLRGPRSLALKTWLMAVATVALVVTGAPYTGPSMNPANAFGWAYVKKRHDKWDHFYVYWICPFIGATLAGWIFRVVYAPPSKQKKA; from the exons ATGAAGGCGATTCGCACGGCGATCGGCGATGCTGTGCTGACGTTCATGTGGGTGTTCTGTGCCTCGACGATCGGCACGTTCACCTCCATCATCTCGGCCGCCGTCGGGGCGCAAGGCATGGCCACGCTCTTCATCACCACCGTCCTCGTTTTCATCCTCGTCTTCATCTTCACCATTGTCGGCGGCATCTTGGGCGGCGCCAGCTTCAACCCCAGCGGCACCACCGCTTTCTACGCCGCCGGCCTCGGCTCCGGCTCCCTCATCACCACTGCCATGCGCTTCCCTGCTCAG GCAGCTGGTGCAGTTGGTGGTGCCTTGTCAATTTCTCAAGTGATGCCTAAGCAGTACAAACATATGATTGGGGGACCTTCTCTGAAAGTTGATTTACATACGGGAGCCATGGCTGAGGGGTTTTTGACCTTCGCACTTACCTTTGCAATCCTTTTGATTGTTCTTAGGGGTCCACGCAGCCTTGCATTGAAGACTTGGTTAATGGCAGTGGCAACTGTAGCATTGGTTGTTACTGGTGCCCCCTATACTGGACCTTCCATGAATCCTGCCAAT GCATTCGGATGGGCGTATGTTAAGAAGAGACACGACAAATGGGATCACTTCTACGTTTACTGGATTTGCCCCTTCATAGGAGCAACATTGGCTGGCTGGATTTTCCGCGTTGTCTATGCTCCCCCGTCGAAGCAGAAGAAAGCCTGA